One Streptococcus sp. S1 DNA window includes the following coding sequences:
- a CDS encoding replication-associated recombination protein A: protein MPDNLALRMRPRTIDQVIGQQHLVGEGKIIRRMVEANRLSSMILYGPPGIGKTSIASAIAGTTKYAFRTYNATVDSKKRLQEIAEEAKFSGGLVLLLDEIHRLDKTKQDFLLPLLESGLVIMIGATTENPFFSVTPAIRSRVQIFELEPLTTEEVKQALKTALDDPDRGFDFPVVLDEDALDFIATSTNGDLRSAFNSLDLAVLSTSENAEGIRHITLEIMENSLQRSYITMDKDGDGHYDVLSALQKSIRGSDVDASLHYAARLIEAGDLPSLARRLTVIAYEDIGLANPDAQIHTVTALQAAERIGFPEARILIANIVIDLALSPKSNSAYVAMDKALADLRSSGNLPIPRHLRDGHYAGSKELGNAQNYKYPHNYPGNWVNQDYLPDKLKHASYFIPNENGKYERALGATKEKIDQFKKK from the coding sequence ATGCCCGACAATCTCGCACTCCGTATGCGACCACGGACGATCGATCAAGTCATCGGTCAACAGCACCTGGTCGGAGAAGGCAAAATCATTCGTCGCATGGTCGAAGCCAATCGTCTGTCCTCTATGATTCTCTATGGACCTCCGGGGATCGGAAAGACCAGTATTGCTTCTGCGATCGCAGGAACGACCAAGTATGCTTTTCGGACCTATAATGCAACGGTTGACAGTAAAAAACGCCTACAAGAAATCGCAGAGGAGGCCAAATTTTCTGGTGGCTTGGTCCTGCTCTTGGACGAAATCCATCGCCTCGATAAAACCAAGCAAGATTTTCTCCTGCCTTTGCTCGAAAGCGGTCTGGTCATCATGATCGGTGCAACGACTGAAAATCCCTTTTTCTCTGTCACACCCGCTATTCGTAGCCGCGTACAAATCTTTGAGCTGGAACCGTTGACGACGGAGGAGGTCAAGCAAGCTCTAAAAACGGCGCTGGATGATCCCGACCGTGGCTTTGATTTTCCAGTCGTGCTCGATGAGGACGCTTTGGATTTCATCGCTACCTCAACCAATGGAGATCTTCGCTCTGCCTTTAATTCTCTCGATCTGGCGGTGCTGTCGACCTCTGAAAATGCAGAAGGAATTCGCCATATTACGCTAGAGATCATGGAAAACAGTCTCCAGCGCAGCTACATCACCATGGACAAAGATGGAGACGGCCACTACGACGTGCTCTCTGCTCTGCAAAAATCTATCCGTGGTTCGGATGTCGATGCTAGTCTCCACTATGCAGCTCGTTTGATCGAAGCCGGAGATCTACCCAGCCTAGCTCGTCGCTTGACTGTCATCGCTTATGAGGATATCGGTCTGGCCAATCCAGATGCGCAGATTCATACCGTGACAGCGTTACAAGCAGCTGAGCGCATCGGCTTTCCTGAGGCCCGCATTCTCATCGCCAACATCGTCATCGATCTAGCCCTTTCGCCGAAATCCAACTCAGCCTACGTTGCCATGGACAAGGCGCTGGCTGATCTTAGAAGTTCTGGCAACCTTCCTATTCCTCGCCACCTCCGCGATGGTCATTATGCTGGAAGCAAGGAACTGGGAAATGCGCAAAACTATAAATACCCTCACAACTACCCTGGCAACTGGGTCAATCAGGACTACTTGCCAGACAAGCTCAAACACGCTTCCTACTTTATTCCCAATGAAAATGGCAAGTACGAGCGTGCTCTCGGAGCCACCAAGGAGAAGATTGATCAATTTAAGAAAAAGTGA
- a CDS encoding NUDIX hydrolase gives MLEDCLEERFEFTGCKITLIYRDKILTILRDDKETIPYPNMWDLPGGGREGNETPFECVAREVYEELNIQLSKEEVIWSGIYPGILDEKKQFVFLVGNLAQEEFDLIDFGDEGQGYKLVSFEEFLTSDRVVPQLQERVRDYVEESL, from the coding sequence ATGCTTGAGGATTGCTTAGAAGAACGGTTCGAATTTACGGGTTGTAAAATTACTCTGATATACAGAGATAAGATTTTGACCATCTTGCGAGATGATAAAGAAACGATTCCATACCCCAATATGTGGGACTTGCCAGGTGGTGGTCGGGAAGGAAATGAGACACCTTTTGAGTGTGTGGCGCGTGAGGTTTATGAGGAATTGAACATCCAACTGTCGAAAGAGGAAGTGATCTGGTCTGGGATCTATCCTGGCATCTTGGATGAGAAGAAACAGTTCGTTTTTCTAGTTGGCAATCTAGCCCAAGAAGAGTTTGATCTCATTGACTTTGGAGATGAGGGACAGGGCTATAAGTTAGTGAGCTTTGAAGAGTTTTTAACTTCAGATCGAGTGGTTCCCCAATTGCAAGAACGAGTGAGAGATTATGTGGAGGAAAGTTTATGA
- a CDS encoding RelA/SpoT family protein, whose product MPKEENLTGDQVVALTKKYLSPEDVAFVQKALVYAVDCHNGQFRQSGEPYIIHPIQVAGILAKLKLDAVTVACGFLHDVVEDTDATLDDLEREFGHDVRVIVDGVTKLGKVKYKSHEEQLAENHRKMLMAMSQDIRVILVKLADRLHNMRTLKHLRKDKQERISRETMEIYAPLAHRLGISSVKWELEDLSFRYLNEVEFYKISHMMKEKRREREELVEEVVHKIETYAGERHLHGKIYGRPKHIYSIYRKMQDKKKRFDEIYDLIAIRCILDTPSDVYAMLGYIHELWKPMPGRFKDYIANRKANGYQSIHTTVYGPKGPIEFQIRTKEMHEVAEYGVAAHWAYKKGIKGQVNSKESAIGMNWIKEMMELQDQSGDAKEFVENVKEDILAEEIYVFTPDGTVRSLPKDSGPIDFAYEIHTKVGEKAIGAKVNGRMVPLNTKLRTGDQVEIITNANSFGPSRDWLTLVKTSKARNKIRQFFKNQDKELSINRGRDLLMAQLHEHDLVANKFMDKKHMDKVLQKSSYKTEEALFAAIGFGEIGAITIFNRLTEDERREEERAKARAEAEELVKGGEVKVENKKDTLKVRHEGGVVIQGASGLLIRIAKCCNPVPGDEIVGYITKGRGVAIHRQDCMNLRAQDNYEQRLIDVEWEDNNTTKDYIAHIDIYGLNRAGLLNDVLQVLSNTAKMVSTVNAQPTKDMKFANIHISFGIPNLSMLTTVVDKIKSVPEVYSVKRTNG is encoded by the coding sequence ATGCCGAAAGAAGAGAATTTAACAGGGGACCAAGTCGTTGCCCTTACAAAAAAATATTTATCACCTGAAGATGTTGCTTTTGTGCAAAAGGCTTTGGTCTATGCGGTTGATTGCCATAATGGGCAATTCCGTCAGTCTGGCGAGCCTTATATCATCCACCCAATTCAAGTGGCAGGAATCCTTGCCAAGCTGAAACTGGATGCTGTGACAGTCGCCTGCGGCTTTTTGCATGATGTCGTAGAAGATACGGATGCGACTTTAGATGATTTAGAGCGCGAATTTGGTCATGATGTGCGCGTGATTGTCGATGGGGTGACCAAGCTCGGGAAGGTCAAGTACAAGTCCCATGAAGAGCAGTTGGCGGAAAACCATCGCAAGATGCTCATGGCCATGTCTCAAGATATCCGTGTCATTTTGGTCAAATTGGCAGACCGCTTGCATAATATGCGTACCCTCAAGCATTTGCGCAAGGATAAACAAGAGCGCATTTCGCGTGAGACCATGGAGATCTATGCACCGCTAGCCCACCGTCTCGGGATTTCCAGCGTCAAGTGGGAGCTTGAGGATTTGTCCTTCCGTTATCTGAATGAAGTCGAATTCTACAAGATTTCTCATATGATGAAGGAAAAACGTCGCGAGCGAGAAGAGTTGGTCGAAGAGGTTGTCCACAAGATTGAGACCTATGCTGGGGAACGCCATCTGCATGGGAAAATTTATGGTCGACCAAAGCATATCTATTCGATCTATCGCAAAATGCAGGATAAAAAGAAACGCTTTGATGAAATCTATGACTTGATTGCCATCCGTTGCATCCTGGATACTCCAAGTGATGTTTATGCTATGCTAGGCTACATCCATGAGCTCTGGAAGCCAATGCCGGGGCGTTTTAAGGACTATATTGCCAACCGGAAGGCCAATGGTTATCAGTCCATCCATACGACTGTATACGGCCCTAAAGGACCGATTGAATTCCAGATCCGAACCAAGGAAATGCACGAGGTTGCTGAGTATGGGGTTGCGGCTCACTGGGCCTATAAAAAAGGGATCAAGGGTCAGGTCAACAGCAAGGAATCGGCTATTGGGATGAACTGGATCAAGGAGATGATGGAACTCCAAGACCAGTCAGGCGATGCCAAAGAATTTGTTGAAAATGTAAAAGAAGACATCCTGGCAGAAGAGATTTACGTCTTCACACCAGATGGAACCGTGCGCTCGCTTCCGAAAGATTCCGGACCGATCGATTTTGCCTATGAAATCCACACCAAGGTTGGGGAAAAAGCGATTGGTGCCAAGGTCAACGGCCGGATGGTGCCCCTCAATACCAAACTTCGGACGGGAGATCAGGTGGAGATTATCACCAATGCCAATTCCTTTGGTCCGAGCCGTGACTGGCTGACCCTTGTTAAAACTAGCAAGGCGCGCAACAAGATCCGTCAATTCTTTAAAAATCAAGACAAGGAATTGTCGATTAACCGTGGTCGGGACCTCTTGATGGCCCAATTACACGAGCATGACTTGGTAGCCAATAAGTTCATGGACAAAAAGCACATGGACAAAGTGCTACAAAAATCAAGTTACAAGACAGAAGAAGCCTTGTTTGCGGCGATTGGTTTTGGAGAGATTGGGGCTATTACCATCTTTAACCGCTTGACGGAGGATGAACGCCGAGAAGAAGAGCGGGCTAAGGCACGCGCAGAAGCAGAAGAGCTAGTCAAAGGTGGCGAGGTCAAGGTTGAAAATAAAAAAGACACCTTGAAGGTCCGTCACGAAGGTGGCGTGGTTATCCAAGGTGCTTCTGGACTCTTGATTCGGATTGCTAAGTGTTGTAATCCAGTTCCAGGTGATGAAATCGTCGGCTACATCACCAAAGGACGCGGTGTTGCCATTCACCGTCAGGACTGTATGAACCTCCGAGCTCAAGACAACTACGAGCAACGCTTGATCGATGTAGAATGGGAAGATAACAATACGACCAAGGACTACATTGCTCACATCGATATATACGGACTCAACCGTGCCGGACTTCTGAACGATGTACTACAAGTCCTCTCCAATACAGCTAAGATGGTCTCAACCGTCAATGCCCAGCCAACCAAAGATATGAAATTTGCCAATATCCACATTTCCTTTGGGATTCCAAACTTGTCTATGTTGACAACAGTTGTGGATAAGATTAAGAGTGTGCCGGAGGTGTATTCTGTTAAGCGTACCAACGGCTAA
- a CDS encoding helix-turn-helix domain-containing protein: protein MFPDISDYEKQKSYPTFANLDKIAEYFNATPTQLFGTSKEIELEKSVLESNEYSDKVSEILKAVKYIEDFLETDGQYLEDLLYLTRGNQLYTEDGDELYIDPTSQKRTLHNQYEPGFIEARDKSPLELLIENKELFDK from the coding sequence ATCTTTCCAGACATCTCTGACTACGAAAAACAAAAAAGCTATCCTACCTTTGCAAATTTAGATAAGATAGCAGAATATTTTAATGCAACTCCAACTCAACTTTTTGGAACAAGTAAGGAGATTGAATTAGAAAAGAGTGTTCTTGAATCGAATGAATACTCTGATAAAGTAAGTGAGATTTTAAAAGCTGTCAAATACATCGAAGATTTTCTAGAAACTGATGGACAGTACTTAGAGGATTTACTTTACTTAACAAGAGGCAACCAACTATACACAGAAGATGGAGATGAGTTGTATATTGATCCAACTTCTCAGAAAAGAACACTTCATAACCAATATGAACCTGGTTTTATTGAAGCAAGGGATAAATCTCCACTAGAACTCTTAATTGAAAATAAGGAATTGTTTGATAAATAG
- a CDS encoding metal-dependent transcriptional regulator, which produces MTPNKEDYLKCIYEIGTEVEKISNKEIASRMQVSPPAVTEMIKRMISEGLLVKDKTHGYLLTDLGSQLVSDLYRKHRLIEVFLLENLGYITEEVHEEAEVLEHTVSEHFIDRLDHMLGNPKTCPHGGTIPPKGQLLIEAYQDRLSDVSEPGTYRLRRVQDNFELLNFLDQIQLTIGDDILFKAYDDYTGLYHLAIHGQEISINQVIAQQLYIEKHAL; this is translated from the coding sequence ATGACACCAAACAAAGAAGATTACCTCAAGTGCATTTATGAAATTGGCACAGAAGTAGAAAAAATCAGTAATAAGGAAATCGCCAGTCGCATGCAGGTCTCTCCGCCCGCTGTGACCGAGATGATTAAGCGCATGATCTCTGAGGGCCTCTTGGTGAAAGATAAGACTCATGGCTATCTACTAACAGATCTGGGCTCGCAATTGGTCTCTGATCTCTACCGCAAGCACCGCTTGATCGAAGTATTTCTGCTGGAAAATCTTGGCTACATAACTGAAGAAGTCCATGAAGAGGCAGAAGTTCTCGAGCATACTGTTTCTGAACATTTCATCGACCGGCTGGATCACATGCTTGGAAATCCTAAGACCTGCCCTCACGGTGGGACAATTCCACCCAAAGGACAACTTCTCATAGAGGCTTACCAGGATCGTTTGAGCGATGTCAGCGAACCGGGAACCTATCGTTTGCGAAGAGTCCAAGATAACTTTGAATTGCTTAATTTTTTAGACCAAATCCAGCTGACCATTGGAGATGACATTCTCTTCAAAGCCTATGACGATTACACTGGCCTCTATCATTTAGCTATCCACGGGCAAGAGATTTCTATCAATCAAGTGATCGCCCAACAACTTTACATAGAAAAACATGCCCTTTAA
- a CDS encoding DUF3013 family protein has translation MSKYGFLDVLEEEMDKVFPFDFEINWDKKNHAVEVAFLLEAQNTGGVALVDEAGEESDEDIFFEEAVIFYNPAKSHVDEDAYLTAIPYEPKKGLSREFLAYFATFLRDTAELALDELMDFLADEEAESFEIVWNQEVFEEGKVGLEESTFYPYPRY, from the coding sequence ATGTCTAAATATGGATTTTTGGATGTTTTAGAAGAGGAGATGGACAAGGTTTTTCCCTTTGATTTTGAGATCAATTGGGATAAGAAAAACCATGCGGTAGAAGTGGCTTTTCTCTTGGAAGCACAGAATACGGGAGGGGTTGCACTGGTTGATGAAGCTGGCGAAGAATCTGATGAGGATATTTTCTTTGAAGAAGCCGTTATCTTCTACAATCCAGCCAAGTCGCATGTGGACGAAGATGCCTATTTAACAGCGATTCCTTATGAGCCTAAAAAAGGCTTGTCTCGTGAGTTTCTAGCCTATTTTGCGACTTTCCTTCGAGATACAGCCGAGCTAGCCTTGGATGAGCTCATGGATTTCTTAGCAGACGAAGAAGCAGAGAGCTTTGAAATCGTCTGGAACCAAGAAGTTTTTGAAGAAGGCAAAGTCGGCCTAGAAGAAAGCACCTTTTATCCCTATCCGAGATACTAG
- the dtd gene encoding D-aminoacyl-tRNA deacylase → MKLVIQRVKSASVSIDGQVYNAIQQGLLLLVGVGPDDDQKDLDYAVRKVSQMRIFSDEEDKMNLSVKDIQGEILSISQFTLFAETKKGNRPAFIGAAKPDMASQLYDAFNDQLEKEVPVKRGIFGADMAIELINDGPVTIILDTKNP, encoded by the coding sequence ATGAAATTAGTGATTCAACGTGTCAAGAGTGCCTCGGTTTCCATTGATGGTCAAGTCTACAATGCGATCCAGCAAGGTTTGCTGCTCCTAGTAGGTGTCGGTCCAGATGACGATCAGAAAGATTTAGATTATGCGGTCCGCAAGGTATCGCAGATGCGTATTTTCTCAGATGAGGAAGATAAGATGAATCTTTCGGTCAAAGATATCCAAGGGGAAATCTTGTCGATCTCTCAATTTACCCTCTTTGCGGAGACAAAAAAAGGCAACCGTCCTGCTTTTATAGGGGCTGCCAAGCCAGATATGGCCAGTCAGTTATATGATGCCTTTAATGATCAATTAGAAAAAGAAGTCCCTGTCAAACGAGGGATCTTTGGAGCCGATATGGCAATCGAACTCATCAATGATGGCCCGGTGACCATTATCCTCGATACGAAAAATCCATAG
- the prmA gene encoding 50S ribosomal protein L11 methyltransferase, translated as METWQELKVTVKREGEELVSNLLIELGAQGVAIEDSMDYVGNVDRFGEIFPDVEQQEEIVVTAYYPETVDVATVEADLQDRLAELTDFMDLGEVKMGTTALAEEDWADNWKKYYEPARITHDLTIVPSWTDYEATAGEKIIKLDPGMAFGTGTHPTTKMSLFALEQVLRGGETVLDVGTGSGVLSIASSLLGAKEIFAYDLDDVAVRVAQENIELNPGMENIHVAPGDLLKGVEIEADVIVANILADILIHLTDDAYRLVKDEGYLIMSGIIKDKWDMVRESAESAGFFLETHMIQGEWNACVFKKTKDVSGVIGG; from the coding sequence ATGGAAACATGGCAAGAGTTAAAAGTTACAGTCAAGCGTGAGGGTGAGGAACTAGTCTCCAACCTCTTGATCGAGTTAGGTGCCCAAGGGGTCGCGATCGAAGATAGCATGGACTATGTGGGCAACGTGGACCGCTTCGGTGAGATTTTTCCTGATGTCGAGCAGCAAGAAGAAATCGTGGTGACCGCCTACTACCCGGAAACGGTTGATGTAGCAACAGTTGAAGCGGATTTGCAGGATCGCTTAGCAGAATTGACGGATTTTATGGATCTAGGAGAGGTCAAGATGGGCACGACTGCCTTGGCTGAGGAAGACTGGGCCGACAACTGGAAGAAATACTATGAACCAGCTCGCATCACTCATGACTTGACCATCGTGCCGTCATGGACGGACTATGAGGCGACTGCTGGAGAAAAGATTATCAAGCTGGATCCTGGTATGGCCTTTGGAACAGGAACTCACCCGACCACTAAGATGAGCCTCTTTGCCTTAGAGCAAGTCCTTCGTGGCGGGGAGACAGTGCTAGATGTGGGGACAGGATCAGGCGTCCTTTCCATTGCTAGCTCCCTTCTTGGTGCCAAGGAAATCTTTGCCTATGACTTGGATGACGTAGCGGTTCGCGTCGCTCAGGAAAATATTGAACTCAACCCAGGCATGGAAAACATCCATGTAGCCCCAGGCGATTTGCTGAAAGGCGTGGAGATTGAGGCAGATGTCATCGTGGCCAACATCCTGGCGGATATCCTTATCCATCTGACAGATGATGCTTATCGCTTGGTCAAGGATGAAGGTTATCTCATCATGAGTGGCATTATCAAGGACAAGTGGGACATGGTGCGCGAGTCGGCTGAGTCAGCAGGATTCTTCCTTGAAACCCACATGATCCAAGGGGAATGGAATGCCTGCGTCTTCAAGAAGACCAAGGATGTCTCCGGTGTGATTGGAGGCTAG
- a CDS encoding 16S rRNA (uracil(1498)-N(3))-methyltransferase, with amino-acid sequence MQQYFVKGLASSPVAIEDKETSKHMFQVMRLKEDDEVTLVFDDGIKRLARVVNVEARQLELVEELADNVELPVQVTIASGFPKGDKLEFITQKVTELGASQIWAFPADWSVAKWDGKKLGKKVEKLEKIALGAAEQSKRNLVPSITLFEKKADFLAQLEQFDRIVVAYEESAKEGEAAALLQSLTGLEAGSKLLFIFGPEGGLSPAEIESFTVKGAILAGLGPRILRAETAPLYALSAVSVVTELMN; translated from the coding sequence ATGCAGCAGTATTTTGTAAAAGGTTTGGCTAGCTCACCTGTCGCCATTGAGGACAAGGAAACCAGCAAGCACATGTTTCAGGTCATGCGCTTAAAAGAAGATGATGAGGTGACTTTAGTCTTTGATGATGGGATCAAGCGCTTGGCGCGCGTGGTCAATGTAGAAGCCCGTCAGTTGGAGCTGGTTGAGGAATTAGCTGACAATGTGGAACTGCCAGTCCAAGTGACCATCGCATCAGGCTTTCCCAAGGGAGACAAGCTGGAGTTCATCACTCAGAAAGTAACAGAACTGGGTGCTAGCCAAATCTGGGCCTTTCCTGCAGACTGGTCCGTTGCCAAGTGGGACGGCAAGAAGTTGGGTAAAAAGGTCGAAAAACTAGAAAAAATTGCCCTTGGAGCAGCCGAGCAAAGCAAGCGGAATTTGGTCCCAAGCATTACCCTTTTTGAGAAAAAGGCAGACTTTCTGGCTCAGTTAGAACAGTTTGATCGGATCGTGGTGGCTTATGAAGAGTCGGCTAAAGAAGGAGAGGCAGCAGCTTTACTTCAGTCTCTGACCGGATTGGAAGCTGGAAGCAAATTGCTCTTTATCTTTGGGCCAGAGGGAGGCCTCTCCCCTGCAGAAATTGAAAGTTTTACAGTTAAAGGAGCCATTCTTGCAGGACTTGGTCCTCGCATCCTGCGAGCAGAAACAGCGCCACTCTACGCCCTCAGCGCCGTGAGTGTTGTCACAGAATTAATGAACTAA
- a CDS encoding GNAT family N-acetyltransferase: MIRLERAGAEDLETIIAIQRASFKAVYEKYQDEYDPYLEDRERIKWKLAERPNSYYYFVKKDEENIGFLRVQTNEELTEAWLGTAAILPPYQGKGYGSEGLRLLEEEFSTVSQWDLCTVLQDAGMVAFYEKNGYHQTHIEPEKEGMDMVYMKKLIEK; encoded by the coding sequence ATGATAAGACTTGAGAGAGCAGGGGCGGAAGATTTAGAAACCATTATTGCCATTCAAAGAGCCAGTTTTAAGGCAGTTTATGAAAAATATCAGGATGAATATGATCCTTATCTGGAGGACCGTGAACGAATCAAATGGAAACTGGCAGAGCGCCCCAATAGTTATTACTACTTTGTAAAAAAAGATGAAGAAAACATCGGATTTTTACGAGTTCAGACCAATGAAGAGTTAACGGAAGCTTGGTTGGGGACCGCAGCGATACTGCCTCCGTATCAGGGAAAAGGGTATGGTTCTGAAGGATTGCGCTTGCTAGAAGAGGAATTTTCAACCGTTTCACAATGGGATTTGTGTACGGTGTTACAGGATGCAGGCATGGTCGCGTTCTACGAGAAGAATGGCTACCATCAAACCCATATCGAGCCTGAAAAAGAAGGCATGGATATGGTCTACATGAAAAAATTGATAGAGAAATAG